The Paenalcaligenes faecalis genome has a window encoding:
- the mraY gene encoding phospho-N-acetylmuramoyl-pentapeptide-transferase gives MLLELARWLADSYSRTFSVFEYITLRAVLASATSLIIGLWCGPWVIRRLTEMKIGQAVRSYGPESHLQKNGTPTMGGVLILISIGISTLLWADWTNRFVWVVLLVTFGFGWIGWADDYKKVVHRDPEGMSSRQKFFWQALIGIIASVYLTFAVSAPATVDLWPLFKSWVLSGFTMPLPTQADLIVPFFKSISYPLGVFGFAALTWFVIVGSSNAVNLTDGLDGLAIMPTVMVGSALGIFAYVVGRVDYSKYLLFPYIPGASELMVICAALAGAGLAFLWFNTHPAQVFMGDVGALALGGTLGTIAVIVRQEIVFFIMGGVFVVETLSVMLQVTWFKYTKKRYGEGRRIFKMAPLHHHFEVSGWKETQVVVRFWIITMMLVLIGLSTLKLR, from the coding sequence ATGCTTCTTGAGTTAGCACGTTGGCTTGCTGATTCATACTCTCGTACATTTAGCGTATTTGAGTACATTACGTTACGTGCGGTGCTGGCAAGCGCTACCTCGTTAATCATTGGCTTATGGTGTGGACCATGGGTTATTCGCCGTCTGACTGAGATGAAAATCGGTCAGGCAGTGCGATCTTATGGACCCGAGTCTCATTTGCAAAAAAATGGTACGCCAACAATGGGTGGCGTTCTCATTCTGATTTCTATTGGTATCAGTACCTTATTATGGGCCGATTGGACCAATCGCTTTGTATGGGTTGTGTTGCTGGTTACGTTTGGCTTTGGTTGGATTGGTTGGGCTGATGACTATAAAAAGGTAGTTCATCGTGATCCAGAGGGCATGTCTTCGCGTCAAAAATTCTTTTGGCAGGCCTTAATTGGCATCATTGCTTCGGTGTATTTGACCTTTGCTGTATCCGCTCCTGCCACTGTTGATTTATGGCCTTTGTTTAAAAGCTGGGTGTTGAGTGGTTTTACGATGCCACTGCCTACACAAGCTGATTTAATTGTGCCTTTTTTCAAAAGCATTAGTTACCCTTTAGGTGTTTTTGGTTTTGCTGCATTGACTTGGTTTGTGATTGTTGGCTCCAGTAATGCCGTAAATTTAACGGATGGCTTAGATGGCTTAGCCATCATGCCAACGGTAATGGTGGGAAGTGCTTTAGGGATTTTTGCCTATGTGGTTGGACGGGTAGATTACTCTAAATATTTACTCTTTCCCTATATCCCCGGTGCGTCTGAACTCATGGTGATTTGTGCTGCTTTAGCTGGTGCAGGTTTAGCCTTTTTATGGTTTAACACGCATCCAGCTCAGGTTTTTATGGGTGACGTAGGTGCTTTAGCTTTAGGTGGGACGCTAGGAACCATTGCGGTTATCGTGCGACAGGAGATTGTGTTTTTCATTATGGGCGGTGTTTTTGTCGTCGAAACCCTTTCTGTCATGCTGCAGGTGACGTGGTTTAAGTACACCAAGAAAAGATATGGCGAAGGTAGGCGTATTTTTAAAATGGCACCTTTGCATCACCATTTTGAAGTCAGTGGCTGGAAAGAAACCCAAGTTGTGGTGCGCTTTTGGATTATCACCATGATGTTGGTCTTAATTGGTTTATCAACCTTAAAATTACGATGA